The following are encoded in a window of Vigna unguiculata cultivar IT97K-499-35 chromosome 8, ASM411807v1, whole genome shotgun sequence genomic DNA:
- the LOC114194622 gene encoding uncharacterized protein LOC114194622 — protein sequence MAMRGGQSKEIVTETHNNNVIEHDKKKLVVTSDTEFDISEKEKAPIWVPKFVIGLTKKEKEEDFLVFKGSKKLPPRPKRRAKFMQRTINVVSPGTRLSKLCVERYEVREKNISKKRARGLKAMCNMESESESD from the exons ATGGCTATGAGGGGTGGTCAAAGCAAGGAAATTGTGACAGAGACTCATAACAATAATGTTATTGAGCATGATAAGAAGAAGTTGGTGGTGACATCAGACACTGAATTTGATATCTCAGAAAAGGAGAAGGCACCAATTTGGGTACCAAAGTTCGTGATTGGTTTGaccaagaaggagaaggaggaagATTTTTTGGTCTTCAAAGGTTCAAAAAAACTTCCTCCAAGGCCCAAAAGAAGGGCTAAATTCATGCAACGCACCATCAAT GTGGTAAGTCCAGGTACAAGGCTAAGCAAACTTTGTGTTGAACGATATGAAGTTAGGGAGAAAAATATATCCAAAAAG AGAGCAAGAGGATTGAAAGCAATGTGCAATATGGAATCTGAATCAGAATCTGATTAG
- the LOC114195392 gene encoding uncharacterized protein LOC114195392, translating into MENGESILDAIFEEEILNDVEMVDVEEGELVEQEQDDSRNVSGQNGVVEADNTKPQSKNRRRKNKRNRRKGSGINGAVDINRFVIDVCRRLKEKKSYMVYTAVACLGVSALSDLISEVDAIQSCGGQKTVDGSRFRTRGGVLWSIIKVREPNAYKEIMKKAKEFEKQFRQPNVKQPPLQRKENSSVGEASTLGSRHQGNVSDKPFSALQRQEQPEPSGEEKRSSVHDRLRIPVSYDDDFLELSTDKNPT; encoded by the exons ATGGAGAATGGAGAGAGCATTCTGGATGCGATTTTCGAAGAGGAAATTTTGAACGATGTTGAAATGGTCGACGTTGAAGAAGGGGAATTAGTGGAGCAGGAACAAGATGACTCACGAAACGTTTCGGGACAAAACGGTGTCGTGGAAGCTGATAACACGAAACCCCAAAGTAAGAACCGAAGGCGTAAAAACAAGAGAAACAGAAGAAAGGGTTCAGGAATAAACGGTGCCGTTGATATTAACAG GTTTGTGATAGATGTATGTCGGCGGCTGAAAGAGAAAAAGTCATATATGGTATATACAGCTGTTGCTTGCCTTGGAGTTTCAGCATTAAGTGATCTCATCAGTGAG GTGGATGCTATACAGTCCTGTGGAGGTCAGAAGACTGTTGATGGTAGCCGATTTCGGACAAGGGGTGGTGTATTGTGGAGCATCATTAAGGTTCGAGAACCAAATGCTTACAAAGAGATCATGAAAAAAGCAAAGGAGTTTGAG AAGCAGTTCAGGCAGCCAAATGTTAAGCAGCCACCACTGCAAAGGAAAGAGAATTCTTCTGTAGGGGAGGCCTCTACACTTGGTAGCAGGCATCAGGGCAATGTTTCTGACAAACCCTTTTCTGCATTGCAAAGGCAAGAACAACCTGAACCATCAGGAGAAGAGAAACGTAGCTCTGTTCATGACAGATTAAGGATACCCGTTTCTTATGATGATGACTTCCTAGAACTAAGCACGGATAAAAATCCAACCTGA
- the LOC114194621 gene encoding vacuolar-processing enzyme: protein MATTTSLPTFFLLLLATVALVAARRDLVGDFLRLPSDSGSDDNFQGTRWAILFAGSNGYWNYRHQADICHAYQILRKGGLKEENIIVFMYDDIAFNWDNPRPGVIINKPDGDDVYEGVPKDYTGEDATAHNFYAALLGDKSALKGGSGKVVNSGPDDRIFIFYSDHGGPGVLGTPAGPYLYASDLVETLKKKHASGTYKNLVFYLEACEAGSIFEGLLPEDINIYATTASNAEESSWGTYCPGEYPSPPPEYSTCLGDLYSIAWMEDSDRHNLRTESLHQQYKVVKDRTLSGGYYGSHVMQYGDVGLSKDSLFLYLGTDPANDNLTFVDENSLRASSTAVNQRDADLVHFWHKFRKAPEGSPKKNEARKQVLEVMSHRMHIDDSVKLVGKLLFGIEKAPEVLNAVRPAGSALVDDWECLKTMVRTFETHCGSLSQYGMKHMRSFANICNVGIKKEQMGEASAQACVSIPDSPWSSLQRGFSA from the exons ATGGCCACCACCACTTCTCTTCCCACGttcttccttctcctcctcGCAACCGTCGCTCTTGTTGCTGCTCGCCGTGACCTCGTCGGAGACTTCCTCCGACTGCCGTCCGATTCCGGTAGCGATGACAACTTCCAGGGGACGCGCTGGGCCATCCTCTTCGCCGGTTCGAACGGCTATTGGAACTACAGACATCAG GCCGATATTTGTCATGCCTATCAAATACTGAGGAAAGGTGGcctgaaagaagaaaatatcattgtttttatgtACGATGACATTGCCTTCAATTGGGACAACCCAAGGCCAGGAGTCATCATTAACAAACCAGATGGGGATGATGTTTATGAAGGAGTTCCAAAG GATTACACTGGCGAAGATGCTACTGCTCATAACTTTTATGCTGCTTTACTTGGAGATAAGTCGGCGCTTAAAGGTGGCAGTGGGAAGGTTGTGAACAGTGGGCCCGATGATCGCATATTTATATTCTACTCCGATCATGGTGGTCCAGGGGTTCTCG GGACGCCTGCTGGTCCTTACTTATATGCATCTGATCTAGTTGAAACATTGAAGAAAAAGCATGCTTCTGGAACGTACAAAAACCTA GTATTTTATTTGGAGGCATGTGAAGCTGGAAGTATTTTTGAAGGTCTTCTTCCTGAAGATATCAATATTTATGCAACAACGGCTTCGAATGCCGAAGAAAGTAGTTGGGGAACATATTGTCCTGGGGAGTATCCTAGTCCTCCCCCAGAATATTCAACCTGCTTGGGTGACCTGTACAGTATTGCTTGGATGGAAGACAG TGATAGACACAATTTGCGAACAGAATCTTTGCACCAACAATATAAAGTG GTTAAAGATAGGACTCTGTCTGGAGGTTACTATGGCTCTCACGTGATGCAGTATGGTGATGTAGGGCTTAGCAAGGATTCTCTCTTCCTGTATTTGGGTACAGATCCTGCAAATGATAATTTGACTTTCGTGGATGAAAACTCCTTACGGGCATCTTCAACAGCAGTCAACCAAAGAGATGCTGATCTCGTCCATTTTTGGCATAAG TTCCGCAAAGCTCCGGAGGGTTCTCCTAAGAAAAATGAAGCACGGAAACAAGTTCTGGAAGTAATGTCTCACAGAATGCATATAGACGACAGTGTGAAACTTGTTGGAAAGCTTTTATTTGGCATTGAAAAGGCTCCTGAAGTACTGAATGCTGTTAGACCGGCTGGATCAGCACTTGTTGATGACTGGGAGTGCCTGAAAACCATG GTAAGGACTTTTGAGACACATTGTGGATCCTTGTCTCAGTATGGGATGAAACACATGAGGTCCTTTGCCAACATCTGCAATGTAGGAATAAAGAAGGAGCAAATGGGTGAAGCCTCAGCACAAGCTTGTGTGAGTATTCCTGACAGTCCCTGGAGTTCTCTGCAAAGGGGTTTCAGTGCATAA
- the LOC114195391 gene encoding probable protein phosphatase 2C 72 isoform X2, whose amino-acid sequence MLQLSVSEKDDDENVTIFEERKKVLNESQRLFSVYSKQGTKGLNQDAASIHQGYGTEDGTFCGVYDGHGGNGHRVSKIVSSRLSSLILDQKNVLEKIDAIKNGCHNTTSKNHVGTMKENSDANNFQKWKEAIVSAFKVMEKEFKLQHNLDCSGSGTTAVVIIKQGEGLVIANLGDSRAVMGTMCEEKLVATQLTTDLKPELPREAERIRRCNGCVCASKEEPEIQRVWMPNNDNSPGLAMSRSFGDFLLKDYGVIAIPDISYHPLTSSDQFIVLASDGVWDVLSNNEVASIVWSAESEKVAARAVVEAASAAWKDKFPSYMADDCTVVCLFMHQKPQLQSFQN is encoded by the exons ATGCTTCAGCTTTCAG TTTCAGAGAAAGATGATGATGAGAATGTGACAATATTTGAAGAAAGGAAGAAGGTTCTTAACGAGAGTCAGAGACTCTTCTCTGTTTACTCCAAACAGGGTACCAAAGGACTCAACCAAGATGCTGCCTCTATTCACCAG GGTTATGGAACGGAAGATGGAACGTTTTGTGGTGTTTATGATGGTCATGGAGGGAATGGACACAGAGTGAGCAAAATAGTAAGCAGTCGTTTATCTTCCCTCATTCTGGACCAAAAGAATGTTCTTGAAAAGATTGATGCTATAAAAAATGGTTGTCACAACACCACCTCAAAAAACCATGTTGGCACAATGAAAGAGAACTCAGATGCAAACAACTTTCAGAAATGGAAAGAAGCAATTGTTAGTGCTTTCAAGGTGATGGAGAAAGAGTTCAAGCTTCAACATAATCTAGATTGCTCTGGCAGTGGAACCACTGCTGTTGTTATCATAAAACAG GGTGAAGGTCTTGTCATAGCAAATCTGGGTGATTCAAGAGCAGTGATGGGAACAATGTGTGAAGAAAAACTCGTAGCCACCCAATTGACCACAGATTTGAAGCCTGAATTACCTC GAGAAGCAGAAAGAATAAGAAGGTGCAATGGTTGTGTGTGTGCATCGAAGGAAGAACCAGAAATCCAGAGAGTGTGGATGCCTAACAACGATAACTCCCCTGGCCTAGCCATGTCTCGATCTTTTGGAGATTTCTTGCTCAAGGACTATGGTGTTATTGCTATCCCAGATATTTCTTACCACCCTCTAACATCAAGTGATCAATTTATTGTTCTTGCTAGTGATGGG GTGTGGGATGTACTAAGCAACAATGAGGTTGCATCAATTGTGTGGAGTGCAGAGAGTGAAAAGGTTGCAGCAAGAGCAGTAGTGGAAGCAGCCAGTGCTGCATGGAAAGACAAGTTTCCTTCATATATGGCAGATGACTGCACTGTGGTTTGTCTCTTCATGCACCAGAAACCACAACTTCAGTCATTTCAAAACTAA
- the LOC114195391 gene encoding probable protein phosphatase 2C 72 isoform X1 yields the protein MGICISVSEKDDDENVTIFEERKKVLNESQRLFSVYSKQGTKGLNQDAASIHQGYGTEDGTFCGVYDGHGGNGHRVSKIVSSRLSSLILDQKNVLEKIDAIKNGCHNTTSKNHVGTMKENSDANNFQKWKEAIVSAFKVMEKEFKLQHNLDCSGSGTTAVVIIKQGEGLVIANLGDSRAVMGTMCEEKLVATQLTTDLKPELPREAERIRRCNGCVCASKEEPEIQRVWMPNNDNSPGLAMSRSFGDFLLKDYGVIAIPDISYHPLTSSDQFIVLASDGVWDVLSNNEVASIVWSAESEKVAARAVVEAASAAWKDKFPSYMADDCTVVCLFMHQKPQLQSFQN from the exons ATGGGTATCTGCATATCAGTTTCAGAGAAAGATGATGATGAGAATGTGACAATATTTGAAGAAAGGAAGAAGGTTCTTAACGAGAGTCAGAGACTCTTCTCTGTTTACTCCAAACAGGGTACCAAAGGACTCAACCAAGATGCTGCCTCTATTCACCAG GGTTATGGAACGGAAGATGGAACGTTTTGTGGTGTTTATGATGGTCATGGAGGGAATGGACACAGAGTGAGCAAAATAGTAAGCAGTCGTTTATCTTCCCTCATTCTGGACCAAAAGAATGTTCTTGAAAAGATTGATGCTATAAAAAATGGTTGTCACAACACCACCTCAAAAAACCATGTTGGCACAATGAAAGAGAACTCAGATGCAAACAACTTTCAGAAATGGAAAGAAGCAATTGTTAGTGCTTTCAAGGTGATGGAGAAAGAGTTCAAGCTTCAACATAATCTAGATTGCTCTGGCAGTGGAACCACTGCTGTTGTTATCATAAAACAG GGTGAAGGTCTTGTCATAGCAAATCTGGGTGATTCAAGAGCAGTGATGGGAACAATGTGTGAAGAAAAACTCGTAGCCACCCAATTGACCACAGATTTGAAGCCTGAATTACCTC GAGAAGCAGAAAGAATAAGAAGGTGCAATGGTTGTGTGTGTGCATCGAAGGAAGAACCAGAAATCCAGAGAGTGTGGATGCCTAACAACGATAACTCCCCTGGCCTAGCCATGTCTCGATCTTTTGGAGATTTCTTGCTCAAGGACTATGGTGTTATTGCTATCCCAGATATTTCTTACCACCCTCTAACATCAAGTGATCAATTTATTGTTCTTGCTAGTGATGGG GTGTGGGATGTACTAAGCAACAATGAGGTTGCATCAATTGTGTGGAGTGCAGAGAGTGAAAAGGTTGCAGCAAGAGCAGTAGTGGAAGCAGCCAGTGCTGCATGGAAAGACAAGTTTCCTTCATATATGGCAGATGACTGCACTGTGGTTTGTCTCTTCATGCACCAGAAACCACAACTTCAGTCATTTCAAAACTAA